Genomic segment of Aliiroseovarius sp. M344:
GGCAGCCCCACCTTTCATACCGAAGTTTGGCCCCAGTGACGCTTCGCGAATGCAGACCATCGCCTTTTTGCCGATCCGGTTCAGACCATCACCCAGACCTACGGTCGTGGTGGTCTTGCCTTCACCGGCGGGCGTTGGGTTGATCGCGGTGACAAGGATCAGCTTGCCATCTTTCTTGGACTGAACCGAGTTGATGAATTCCTGGCTGACCTTTGCCTTATCGTGGCCGAAGGGCAGCAGGTGTTCGGTCGGAATGCCCAGCTTGTCCCCAATTTCTTGGATCGGGCGTTTTTTCGCTTCGCGGGCAATTTGGATGTCGGACTTATAGCTCATGGCGGATCCTTAAGGTTCAATCGCATTTTCTGGACGGGTCGCAGCCCTGTTTATCCCGCGACCGTTTGTCCACTGATACATATCTACACAATTTTCAGCTCATAGAGCGAAATCCGACATGTTTGCCTAGGAATTCGTCGAAATGCCAATTGCCGGTTTCCGATGAGAACCTTGTGTTCCGGGCAAACCGTTTCAGTGGCGTTTGTCACCGGCCAGGCTGCCATGCCCGCTGGCCGGGCAAGTGCAGGCGCAATTGATCGCCCAACTTCAACACACCGGGATGTTCGACCCAGGCGGTAACGCCGCGTTTTCCTTTGGCCGCGGGCTTGAAGCCGATGCCGTGGCCGGGACGCGCCCGCTCTACCTCGCGGCTGACGAAATTGCAGGGTTGGTTTTCCATATCCACCACCAACACCGCGCCACTGTCCGCTTGCAGCCGCGCTGATGGGGGCAGATGGGTGAAATCCGGCAAACCCGCAAGCACCATCGACGCCCCCAGCCAGGTTGGATCCAATGCCTCAAGCTTCAAATCGGCTGCAATTTCGGCCAGTTCCTCAGCGGACAGCACAGAAAGCTGCCGGACATTCCGAATTTCCGTGCCAAGTGGATACTGGCTTGTCACCCGCGGACAAGAGGACCGTGTCAGGCCCGACCGTG
This window contains:
- a CDS encoding MOSC domain-containing protein — protein: MPALIPTDHYATITWLGKTADRDATLTSVACDTVELTYEGVVGEARSGLTRSSCPRVTSQYPLGTEIRNVRQLSVLSAEELAEIAADLKLEALDPTWLGASMVLAGLPDFTHLPPSARLQADSGAVLVVDMENQPCNFVSREVERARPGHGIGFKPAAKGKRGVTAWVEHPGVLKLGDQLRLHLPGQRAWQPGR